A genomic window from Methanobacterium sp. BRmetb2 includes:
- a CDS encoding ferrous iron transport protein A translates to MIETLNNLKKGESGRIIAFKGKGNTRKHLMEMGLIKGSEIKVERVAPLGDPIEIRVKGYCLSLRKDEAKKIEIEII, encoded by the coding sequence ATGATAGAAACGTTGAATAATCTAAAAAAAGGTGAAAGTGGACGAATCATTGCTTTCAAAGGTAAAGGTAATACAAGAAAACATTTGATGGAAATGGGTCTAATTAAGGGGTCTGAAATTAAAGTTGAAAGAGTAGCCCCTCTTGGGGATCCTATAGAAATCAGAGTTAAAGGATATTGCCTGTCTCTTCGAAAGGATGAAGCAAAAAAAATTGAGATCGAGATAATATGA
- a CDS encoding nickel-responsive transcriptional regulator NikR gives MTVERVGVSFEPELLEKFDALIKNKGYTNRSEAIRDLIRKSIIESHIETDQEDVMGTLTIIYDHDVGDVTNQLQHYQHFHLSEIIATTHVHVEKHTCLEVLVVRGKAGSIRKLADHIRAIKGVKHGELVTTKSTI, from the coding sequence ATGACAGTAGAAAGAGTAGGAGTGTCATTCGAGCCGGAATTACTGGAAAAATTTGATGCACTCATAAAAAACAAGGGATACACCAACAGATCAGAAGCCATCCGCGATCTGATACGAAAATCTATTATTGAATCACACATTGAAACTGACCAGGAAGATGTTATGGGAACACTGACTATAATTTACGATCATGATGTGGGCGATGTTACAAACCAGCTGCAACACTACCAACACTTCCATTTATCTGAAATCATAGCCACCACCCATGTACACGTAGAAAAACATACTTGTCTGGAAGTTCTGGTTGTCCGTGGGAAGGCTGGGAGTATTAGAAAATTAGCAGATCACATAAGGGCTATTAAAGGTGTAAAGCATGGAGAATTGGTCACAACAAAATCAACAATATAA
- a CDS encoding MFS transporter, which yields MLNSLRTRILAVIFAGAILIAIDGSTISPILESIQTSFGVNESIITWIFNIEILFLLLGTPVMAKLSDRYGRKNIYVLNAFLFLLGTLIVVFSQSFEMLLIGRSLQGIGAVLSVLAITIIGDYFDETRGTILGAFGVIIALVYALGPAISGFLVNYGWHLIFAINVPVAAIVVILGYTLLPAGEISEKYGSFDWKGMVFLGIAIASLAYFIFNMSGSSSAMLQYSLLAIFILALIVFWWIERKALEPIIPINLLKKRDTLIASIVTLVGYLAMAGTYYFSTFASMAYSLSYSMAAYMILPMTVASLITTPIVGKLLDKIGAKPIMVVGGAITAIGMVILSFASNIYVFGLSLVLVGIGNASIVGNALYYIFLDETGKSERASGQALLNILINTGSLLGGAVLSSALDFSASGVSSFRNVYIYLAVVYVILTLLSVGLQGRSSKGKKAVLE from the coding sequence ATGTTAAATAGTCTTAGAACAAGAATACTTGCTGTTATTTTTGCAGGTGCTATACTGATAGCCATAGATGGTTCAACAATCAGTCCTATTTTAGAATCAATACAAACATCTTTTGGAGTTAATGAGAGCATAATCACTTGGATATTTAATATAGAAATACTATTTTTATTGCTGGGAACTCCTGTTATGGCTAAACTATCAGATCGATATGGTAGAAAAAATATTTACGTTTTGAATGCATTTTTATTCTTATTGGGAACATTAATTGTAGTATTTTCACAGTCATTTGAAATGTTGTTAATAGGAAGATCTTTACAAGGCATAGGTGCAGTTTTATCTGTATTGGCCATTACTATCATAGGAGACTACTTTGATGAAACTCGTGGTACCATATTAGGTGCCTTCGGAGTGATAATAGCCTTAGTATATGCCCTGGGACCTGCTATATCTGGTTTCCTGGTGAATTATGGATGGCACTTGATATTCGCAATAAACGTACCAGTAGCAGCTATAGTAGTCATTTTAGGATATACACTTCTTCCGGCAGGTGAAATAAGTGAAAAATACGGTAGTTTTGATTGGAAAGGTATGGTCTTCCTAGGTATAGCCATTGCATCGCTAGCCTACTTCATATTTAATATGAGTGGATCTTCATCAGCAATGCTTCAATATTCCCTGCTAGCTATTTTTATCCTGGCACTTATAGTGTTCTGGTGGATTGAACGAAAAGCACTGGAACCAATTATCCCCATTAATCTTCTAAAAAAAAGGGACACATTAATAGCCAGTATTGTCACCTTAGTTGGTTATTTAGCTATGGCCGGAACTTACTACTTCTCTACCTTCGCATCCATGGCTTATAGTCTCAGTTATTCCATGGCCGCCTACATGATTCTTCCAATGACTGTAGCATCTTTAATAACCACTCCCATTGTAGGTAAGCTCCTGGATAAAATAGGAGCAAAACCAATCATGGTGGTTGGTGGGGCTATTACTGCCATTGGAATGGTAATCCTGAGTTTTGCATCCAACATTTATGTATTTGGATTATCATTAGTACTGGTGGGTATCGGAAATGCATCCATCGTAGGTAACGCATTATACTACATTTTTCTAGATGAAACAGGAAAATCAGAAAGAGCATCTGGCCAAGCCCTCCTGAACATCCTTATTAATACAGGATCACTTTTAGGAGGAGCGGTGCTGTCTTCAGCCTTAGATTTCAGTGCTTCCGGAGTTAGTTCTTTTCGAAATGTTTACATCTATTTGGCAGTAGTTTATGTTATACTAACACTGCTTTCTGTGGGACTACAAGGTAGATCTTCAAAGGGTAAAAAAGCAGTTCTAGAATAA
- the mtrA gene encoding tetrahydromethanopterin S-methyltransferase subunit A → MVEKKKPADGWPVINGDYIVGDPQSCVAGATLASHIESILTDVGAAIAGPVKTENLGVEKMIGNLISNPNIRFLILCGSEVQGHITGQSIEALHANGVDEKSRIVGATGAIPFIENMPEEAIERFQQQMEIINMIDVEDVEQIQSTVKEYIEKDAGAFEEETMVIELEEDKEEKNLKSEPETTLLFIKKRKKSENT, encoded by the coding sequence TTGGTGGAAAAGAAAAAACCAGCAGATGGATGGCCAGTTATAAATGGAGACTACATTGTAGGTGACCCTCAAAGTTGTGTGGCTGGTGCAACTCTGGCATCACATATTGAATCCATATTGACTGATGTGGGGGCGGCAATTGCTGGACCAGTTAAAACTGAGAACCTGGGAGTCGAAAAGATGATAGGTAATTTAATATCTAACCCTAACATTAGATTTCTTATTTTGTGTGGTTCAGAAGTACAGGGGCACATAACAGGACAAAGTATAGAGGCACTGCATGCAAATGGCGTAGACGAAAAAAGTAGAATCGTTGGGGCCACAGGCGCTATACCTTTCATTGAAAACATGCCCGAGGAAGCTATAGAAAGATTCCAGCAACAAATGGAAATAATTAACATGATCGATGTAGAAGATGTAGAGCAAATTCAGTCAACTGTTAAAGAATACATTGAAAAAGATGCTGGAGCATTTGAAGAGGAGACAATGGTTATTGAGTTGGAAGAAGATAAAGAAGAAAAAAATCTGAAATCAGAACCAGAAACTACATTGCTTTTTATAAAAAAACGTAAAAAAAGTGAAAATACGTAA
- the feoB gene encoding ferrous iron transport protein B — MDKIRIGLAGNPNVGKSTLFNRLTGMRQHVGNWPGKTVEKKEGTFQYDNYEIEVVDLPGNYSLTAYSAEELVSRDYIINEKPDIIVNIVDAANLERNLYLTVQMMELGANIVLALNMNKFADEKGYKIDQKALSQLLGIPVVKIEAIDETGEEDLLKSILKAYESPKNVIDRIEYGNEISDHITELIDEIDTHLKMENRVPSSWVALKLLENDEEIINQVKTFDESKKILSKAKQIDKHLEGVFGEDADSIIADARYGFIAGLVKESVEKPKIDKITRSDLIDRIVTNKYLGIPIFLLIMWLTFQITFAVGDPLGGYIEEGFAWLGETVAAHLGEGFLTSFIVDGIIGGVGGVLVFVPIIFLMFLILSILEDSGYLARAAFVMDRFMHKLVGLHGKSFIPMILGFGCAVPGIMATRTLENERDRFLTMLIVPFMSCSARLPVYALIVAAFFVAYQGWVIFSLYVLGIIVAIIMAAIFKKTIFKGMSAPFVMELPPYRLPTLKGALIHMWERGVLFLRKAGTIILAVSIIIWVLSSLPIGVEYASQESVTGQIGTALSPVFEPLGFGEWQATVAIIYGFLAKEVVVSTFGILYGIGEESSDESASSEEAPAEETSAEEETAPEEDPGFIAAIQELFTPLSAYAFMVFVLLYIPCLATLAVIKRETNSWKWPTFAAGYTFVVAYVVSLIVYQGGLLLGFG; from the coding sequence ATGGATAAAATAAGAATTGGTCTGGCAGGAAACCCAAATGTTGGAAAAAGTACTCTGTTCAATAGGTTGACTGGTATGCGACAACACGTAGGTAATTGGCCAGGTAAAACTGTAGAAAAAAAGGAAGGAACATTCCAATATGACAATTATGAAATAGAAGTAGTAGATCTTCCAGGAAATTACAGCCTAACTGCTTATTCCGCTGAAGAACTGGTTTCCAGAGATTATATCATAAATGAAAAACCAGATATAATTGTTAATATTGTTGATGCTGCTAATCTTGAAAGAAATTTATATTTAACTGTTCAGATGATGGAGTTAGGTGCAAATATTGTTCTTGCACTAAATATGAATAAATTTGCTGATGAAAAAGGTTACAAAATTGACCAAAAAGCACTTTCACAATTATTAGGAATACCTGTGGTTAAAATTGAGGCTATTGATGAAACTGGTGAAGAAGATCTTCTCAAATCCATATTAAAAGCTTACGAATCTCCAAAAAATGTAATTGATCGAATAGAATATGGTAACGAAATTTCAGATCATATCACTGAATTAATTGATGAAATTGATACACATTTAAAAATGGAAAATCGTGTTCCTTCTAGTTGGGTGGCTCTCAAGCTTCTTGAAAATGACGAGGAAATTATAAATCAAGTTAAAACGTTTGATGAAAGTAAAAAAATATTATCAAAAGCAAAACAAATTGACAAGCATTTAGAAGGAGTTTTCGGTGAAGATGCTGACTCAATAATCGCTGATGCTAGGTACGGTTTCATAGCCGGCCTAGTTAAGGAATCAGTTGAAAAACCGAAGATAGATAAAATTACCAGATCAGATTTAATAGATCGGATTGTAACTAATAAATATCTGGGAATACCAATATTCTTGTTAATAATGTGGCTCACTTTTCAAATAACATTTGCTGTAGGTGATCCTTTAGGGGGTTATATTGAAGAGGGGTTTGCTTGGCTTGGTGAAACTGTAGCAGCACATTTAGGTGAAGGATTCTTAACTTCATTCATAGTTGATGGTATAATTGGTGGTGTTGGTGGTGTACTGGTCTTTGTACCCATAATCTTCCTGATGTTCTTAATACTTAGTATACTGGAAGATAGTGGTTATTTGGCTAGAGCCGCATTTGTAATGGATCGATTTATGCACAAACTTGTTGGTTTACATGGAAAATCATTTATACCCATGATACTAGGTTTTGGATGTGCTGTACCTGGAATAATGGCTACAAGAACACTGGAAAATGAAAGAGATAGATTTTTAACCATGTTAATTGTTCCTTTCATGTCCTGCAGTGCCAGGCTACCAGTTTATGCCCTAATTGTAGCAGCATTTTTCGTAGCATATCAGGGATGGGTTATATTTTCACTCTATGTGTTAGGAATAATTGTAGCAATAATAATGGCAGCCATATTTAAGAAAACAATATTTAAAGGAATGTCAGCACCATTCGTTATGGAACTTCCTCCTTATCGATTACCCACATTGAAAGGTGCTCTTATCCACATGTGGGAAAGAGGAGTACTCTTCCTGAGGAAGGCCGGTACCATCATTTTGGCAGTGTCCATCATCATATGGGTTTTGAGTAGTCTACCTATTGGCGTGGAATATGCTTCACAAGAAAGTGTGACCGGACAAATAGGGACTGCTTTGTCTCCAGTATTTGAACCTCTTGGATTTGGAGAATGGCAAGCAACAGTTGCCATAATATATGGATTCCTGGCTAAGGAGGTGGTGGTAAGTACATTCGGTATCCTCTATGGTATTGGAGAGGAGAGTTCTGATGAATCGGCATCGAGTGAAGAAGCACCTGCCGAGGAAACATCTGCCGAAGAAGAAACAGCTCCAGAAGAAGATCCTGGATTTATTGCAGCAATACAGGAATTGTTTACTCCTCTATCTGCTTATGCCTTCATGGTATTTGTACTACTGTACATCCCTTGTTTGGCTACACTAGCTGTAATAAAAAGAGAAACCAACTCCTGGAAATGGCCAACATTTGCTGCAGGGTATACCTTTGTGGTAGCATATGTGGTTTCATTAATAGTTTATCAAGGAGGCCTGCTCTTGGGATTCGGATAA
- a CDS encoding pyruvate-formate lyase-activating enzyme: MVIYKISYSKQFKRANIHNYGCNFNCSWCSYKLQKRSKPDKFLKLDKIKKILSKLDIERVHFVGGELSTYPLLNEVAEFAKKELGLYTKIGHSNGYVIPNEYIDAISVSIKSLSDDFYIKHTGKSNKPVLENFKEAYKMGIKVDASTVYIPNLVEHDEIEKIVKFIAQIDPKIPYHITGYIPVPGAPWRAPSWNEISKAKNIAEEYLDFVEVSWFHSFDDYLKMVNENPHYQKVTVA, from the coding sequence ATGGTAATTTATAAAATAAGTTATTCAAAACAATTTAAACGTGCAAATATTCATAACTACGGCTGTAATTTCAACTGTTCCTGGTGTTCATATAAATTACAAAAAAGATCAAAACCAGATAAATTCCTTAAACTAGATAAAATCAAAAAAATTCTAAGTAAACTTGATATTGAACGTGTACACTTTGTAGGAGGAGAATTAAGCACATATCCTCTTTTAAATGAAGTTGCTGAATTTGCTAAAAAAGAACTTGGTCTTTATACTAAGATAGGACATTCAAATGGTTATGTTATTCCTAATGAATACATTGATGCAATTTCTGTGAGTATAAAAAGTTTATCTGATGATTTTTATATTAAACACACTGGAAAGTCCAACAAGCCAGTACTTGAAAATTTCAAAGAGGCTTACAAAATGGGTATCAAGGTTGATGCCAGTACTGTGTACATCCCTAACCTTGTTGAGCACGATGAGATTGAGAAAATAGTTAAATTCATTGCCCAAATCGATCCTAAGATTCCTTACCATATTACTGGTTACATTCCGGTTCCTGGTGCACCGTGGCGAGCCCCAAGTTGGAATGAAATAAGTAAGGCAAAAAATATTGCAGAGGAGTACCTGGATTTTGTTGAAGTATCATGGTTCCATTCATTTGACGATTATCTGAAAATGGTAAATGAGAATCCCCACTATCAAAAGGTAACCGTGGCCTAA
- a CDS encoding pyruvate formate lyase-activating protein, which yields MYPKFLKELRECRLCPWNCGVNRLEKERGICRVGLPEVAYTSITSVLKTFAVTLLGCTFRCVYCNAYRLSQYPDTGWIYRGFVQPNNLIREALNAFKTSLARKIGVKIISFTGGEPSIHTPYLEELVFLMREHIPDIGVGLATNGFCTLSTMKRLENISSYINFEIKAFDPELHQAVTGAHSQPVLDNARWLAYNHPEKIRVFRTVVIPGINDLEIPKIAQFLKDIDPTLHYRLVGFRPHFLLYYYPGPSRDIMQNLVDKCRDLGLENVDYSGFSPGGTIISPSSINNSLNNSYHFLNQAGCYSRPRNCGNCPENQHCPAILMEPWTNKSF from the coding sequence ATGTACCCTAAATTTCTAAAAGAATTAAGAGAATGCAGACTTTGCCCGTGGAATTGTGGTGTGAACCGTCTTGAAAAAGAAAGAGGTATTTGTAGAGTTGGGCTTCCTGAGGTAGCTTATACGTCAATCACCTCTGTTTTAAAGACTTTTGCAGTAACACTATTAGGATGTACATTTCGTTGTGTTTATTGTAATGCTTACAGACTTTCCCAGTATCCTGATACTGGATGGATTTACAGGGGATTTGTTCAACCAAATAATCTAATTAGAGAAGCTTTAAATGCATTTAAAACTTCTTTAGCCCGAAAAATTGGTGTTAAAATCATTAGTTTTACTGGAGGAGAGCCATCAATCCACACACCCTACCTGGAGGAGTTAGTATTTTTAATGAGAGAACATATACCCGATATAGGTGTGGGTCTGGCCACTAATGGTTTTTGCACATTAAGCACTATGAAAAGATTGGAAAACATTTCTTCGTATATCAATTTTGAGATTAAGGCATTTGATCCAGAATTACATCAAGCTGTTACTGGAGCCCATTCCCAACCAGTTTTAGATAATGCCCGATGGCTGGCCTACAACCATCCAGAAAAGATTCGTGTTTTTCGTACTGTTGTAATTCCAGGTATTAATGATTTAGAAATACCTAAAATTGCCCAATTTCTTAAAGATATAGATCCAACATTACACTATCGTTTAGTGGGTTTTAGACCTCATTTCCTGTTATATTATTATCCAGGACCTTCTCGTGATATTATGCAGAATTTAGTGGATAAATGCCGCGATTTAGGTCTTGAAAATGTAGATTATTCTGGTTTCAGTCCAGGGGGAACAATAATATCTCCTTCTTCGATTAATAATTCTTTGAATAATTCATATCATTTCTTAAATCAAGCAGGATGTTATAGTCGTCCCCGTAACTGTGGTAACTGCCCGGAAAATCAGCATTGTCCTGCTATTTTAATGGAACCTTGGACTAATAAATCTTTTTAA
- a CDS encoding cobalamin biosynthesis protein CobN — MQVDEPDPRIYGLIKEIYDENTGNYTDLANAIPVSGATITIKDPNDDSVIATGTTDENGEYDIYFVSALTEFKVEIAYSTYKTQVTNVTPVGAPIPEANLNHTFMPDIAIIASVPEKGTGIKDLNNRRLIYLDMWDPNSSPTNDWIMQYVNFAFMDMAMPGTTWGDSWYDELLQSPANANYMISNGFGYPSCDTDTDPWGGDGLHLLGGHDINDTADTVENTYVGSYYTLATGLALQTNLQYMLEYIYFLLGETTIDPTQNGKSPVMVTPDWGLYHTEMGILSAVPTQEQIKNWIEENPGYIEPYYNLKWMEEDYSTWAATSHDSLYEQFETWYNTHKPDITSPFIVITSYTPGGVFAPAIDALITEYENQGRAVVNLFQGSTSPPISSLLEELVLGKDGNGPLDRGVSAVTSLYVWSMNYANLFEGDGALSELERMNIKAIKAVQLYDEASLTNPLGAQYEWTFAVTFPSFEGVFSPVVISYSDQNDTEHVIDPGIKKMVNLTTQWAELKELSNSEKKIAIILYNYPPGKAEMGASYLDVFQSVHDLLEKLQDEGYDVGVEEIPSPEQLYTLVAEFGNKGSWAQNLLNQYVQNNQTSLEINGQLVDASTYSEWFSQLPEALQEQVIDKWGQAIGDIMAYNGFLVIPGIMLGNIFITVQPSRGWEEVENYHDPYLAPHHQYIAFYNWLEKVFDANAMIHMGTHGTLEWLPGRNVGLQEDDWPFQLSNIPNINPYIVSNPGEGLVAKDRAGALIIDHMTPAMIRSGLYGDLVVIHDLIHQYENAVNVGNDQILPALESQIKAKANELGLEDQQTEQTFDEWLEKIHLQLHEIENDIIPLGLHSLGKILTGDELVEEVFTISASMTNILDHMKTILYPAITISYFDMQKETQYEDELETINNQIKSYIEAIANGEDPASLGVTDTDLLDDLEYCKEIINKIRDNQEWANLLNALNGGFVSSGLAADPAYADVLPTGMNFYGSNPEKMPTQAAWETAKKVADQLLTDYYKEHGKFPETIGMIMWGTELLRTDAISIAEFMYLLGVHPVWNTNGDVQSTSTLIPLEDLTITIDGVTMQRPRIDVFTTIVTGNELWINLLNNAVELAAGAPGETNDQNYVKKHLTENDSLDRVFGLRGLVLEGTGVSDLVPNTSKWNTSDELADLYLSRVSYAWRSTEDGVSIQQNRNTFQYLLGSMDMVTQTIDSTWRLLDTDDYYDWYGGMLLASRSLGGNPDAILADIRNKNSVVTRTVQEEVELEIRSQLLNPTYMDSLLNTPSGWMEYASRYENLFGMDATTNSVSDQMWTMVAENLLDSRFSSTSDYQAFATQSMLGWTIEAARRNMWQADSQLLQALQDKYIESVNQYGVSCCHHTCANLAFNQFVVTGSSLSMNQLQQFANTLQGATGKSVTLAPEGNSKPSGDSGQSGTSGQNQGQTSGTVSPGEVNAAQVTSEVGEVSDTGSSESSDSTAHEVSKTSQGSSAQSMSIWALVGVILILVLVGAGYFKGSILEFLGMAKK; from the coding sequence ATTCAGGTAGATGAACCTGATCCCCGGATTTATGGGTTGATAAAAGAAATTTACGATGAAAACACTGGGAATTATACAGATCTGGCAAACGCTATTCCAGTTAGTGGAGCAACTATTACCATAAAAGATCCAAATGACGATTCAGTAATTGCCACTGGAACCACTGATGAAAATGGAGAATATGACATCTATTTCGTATCTGCATTAACTGAGTTCAAAGTTGAAATTGCTTATTCAACTTACAAGACACAGGTAACCAATGTAACACCAGTGGGTGCACCTATACCAGAAGCCAACTTAAACCATACTTTCATGCCAGATATTGCGATTATAGCTTCCGTACCTGAAAAAGGAACTGGAATCAAAGATCTAAATAATCGTAGGCTAATATATTTGGACATGTGGGATCCTAACTCCTCGCCAACCAATGATTGGATAATGCAGTATGTAAACTTTGCTTTCATGGATATGGCCATGCCTGGAACCACGTGGGGAGATTCATGGTATGATGAATTACTCCAAAGTCCAGCAAATGCTAATTACATGATTTCAAACGGTTTTGGATACCCATCATGTGATACAGACACTGACCCGTGGGGTGGAGATGGTTTACACCTTTTAGGAGGTCATGATATTAATGACACAGCAGATACTGTGGAAAACACATACGTAGGTTCATATTATACACTGGCCACAGGTTTAGCATTGCAAACCAATCTTCAGTACATGCTGGAATATATATACTTCCTTTTGGGGGAAACAACCATAGATCCTACTCAAAATGGTAAAAGTCCGGTAATGGTTACACCTGACTGGGGATTATACCACACAGAGATGGGAATCCTATCTGCAGTTCCCACACAGGAACAGATCAAAAACTGGATTGAAGAAAACCCTGGATACATAGAACCCTACTACAATCTCAAATGGATGGAGGAAGATTACAGCACATGGGCAGCTACATCTCATGATAGCTTGTATGAACAGTTCGAAACATGGTATAATACTCACAAACCAGATATCACCAGCCCATTCATAGTAATTACCAGTTACACTCCAGGAGGAGTATTTGCACCAGCCATAGATGCTTTGATAACTGAATACGAAAATCAGGGCAGGGCAGTGGTAAACCTGTTTCAGGGAAGTACCAGCCCACCTATAAGCAGTTTATTAGAAGAACTGGTACTTGGAAAAGATGGTAACGGACCATTAGATAGAGGAGTATCTGCAGTTACTTCATTGTATGTCTGGTCTATGAACTATGCCAACCTTTTTGAAGGTGACGGAGCATTAAGTGAACTGGAAAGAATGAACATCAAGGCCATTAAAGCAGTTCAACTATATGACGAGGCAAGTTTAACCAATCCTTTAGGTGCCCAATATGAATGGACTTTTGCTGTGACTTTTCCCAGCTTTGAGGGAGTGTTCAGTCCAGTGGTCATATCTTACAGTGACCAAAATGATACTGAACATGTTATAGATCCTGGAATAAAGAAAATGGTTAATTTAACAACTCAATGGGCTGAACTCAAGGAATTATCCAATTCTGAAAAGAAAATAGCCATAATACTCTATAATTATCCACCAGGAAAAGCTGAAATGGGAGCATCATATCTGGATGTTTTCCAGAGTGTTCATGATCTTCTGGAAAAATTACAAGATGAAGGTTATGATGTGGGAGTTGAAGAAATACCCAGCCCAGAACAACTTTACACCCTTGTTGCAGAGTTTGGTAATAAAGGAAGCTGGGCACAAAATCTTCTAAATCAATATGTACAAAACAATCAAACTAGTTTAGAGATCAACGGACAATTAGTCGATGCATCAACTTACAGCGAATGGTTCAGTCAATTACCAGAAGCACTCCAAGAGCAGGTGATAGATAAATGGGGTCAGGCTATTGGGGATATAATGGCCTACAATGGATTTTTAGTTATTCCCGGCATAATGTTAGGTAACATTTTTATAACGGTTCAACCAAGCAGAGGCTGGGAAGAAGTGGAAAATTATCATGACCCTTATTTAGCACCCCACCATCAGTATATAGCATTTTATAATTGGTTGGAGAAAGTTTTCGATGCCAATGCCATGATTCACATGGGAACACACGGAACCTTAGAATGGCTACCTGGACGAAATGTGGGATTGCAGGAAGATGACTGGCCTTTCCAGCTCTCTAACATACCCAACATCAATCCTTACATTGTTTCTAATCCAGGAGAAGGTTTAGTAGCTAAGGACAGAGCCGGTGCACTAATAATTGACCACATGACTCCGGCAATGATCAGATCTGGTTTATACGGCGATTTAGTGGTTATTCATGACCTGATACACCAGTACGAAAACGCAGTGAATGTTGGTAACGACCAGATTCTACCTGCGTTAGAATCACAGATCAAAGCTAAAGCCAACGAACTCGGACTTGAAGATCAGCAAACAGAACAAACTTTCGACGAATGGCTTGAAAAGATCCATTTACAGTTACACGAAATTGAAAATGACATTATACCACTGGGTTTACACAGTTTGGGCAAGATTTTAACTGGTGATGAACTTGTAGAAGAAGTTTTCACTATATCTGCCTCTATGACTAATATTTTAGACCATATGAAAACTATATTATACCCGGCCATTACAATCAGCTACTTTGATATGCAGAAAGAAACCCAGTATGAAGATGAACTTGAGACCATAAACAATCAGATCAAAAGTTACATAGAAGCTATTGCAAATGGTGAAGATCCTGCCAGTTTAGGCGTTACAGACACGGATTTATTGGATGATCTAGAGTACTGTAAAGAGATTATAAATAAAATACGGGACAACCAGGAATGGGCGAATTTGTTAAATGCTCTTAACGGAGGATTTGTAAGCAGTGGTCTGGCAGCAGATCCAGCTTATGCTGACGTATTGCCCACGGGTATGAATTTTTACGGATCTAATCCTGAAAAAATGCCTACTCAGGCCGCATGGGAAACTGCTAAAAAGGTAGCAGATCAGTTATTGACGGACTACTACAAGGAACATGGTAAATTCCCAGAAACAATTGGAATGATCATGTGGGGTACAGAATTACTCCGAACTGATGCTATATCCATAGCTGAATTCATGTATCTTTTAGGTGTCCATCCTGTGTGGAATACTAACGGAGATGTCCAGAGCACATCAACTCTGATTCCACTGGAAGATTTAACCATTACCATTGACGGTGTTACAATGCAGAGACCTCGAATTGACGTGTTTACCACCATTGTTACAGGTAATGAACTCTGGATAAACCTATTAAATAATGCAGTGGAACTGGCTGCTGGAGCACCTGGAGAAACCAATGATCAAAATTATGTCAAAAAACATCTCACTGAAAACGACTCTTTGGATCGTGTTTTTGGTCTAAGAGGGCTTGTTTTGGAGGGAACTGGTGTATCCGATCTGGTGCCAAACACCAGTAAATGGAATACCAGCGATGAATTGGCTGATCTCTATCTATCCAGAGTATCTTATGCATGGAGGTCTACAGAAGACGGTGTCAGTATTCAACAAAACAGGAACACATTCCAGTACCTTCTGGGAAGTATGGATATGGTAACTCAAACCATTGACAGCACCTGGAGATTACTGGATACTGATGATTACTATGATTGGTATGGTGGAATGTTACTGGCATCCAGAAGTTTAGGAGGAAATCCAGATGCTATATTGGCCGATATTAGGAACAAAAACAGCGTGGTTACCAGAACAGTGCAAGAAGAAGTGGAACTTGAGATCAGATCCCAACTTTTAAACCCAACCTACATGGATTCACTTTTAAACACTCCCAGTGGGTGGATGGAATATGCATCCAGGTATGAGAATCTGTTTGGAATGGATGCTACTACCAATAGTGTATCTGACCAGATGTGGACAATGGTGGCTGAAAATTTATTAGACTCCCGATTCAGCTCTACAAGTGATTATCAAGCATTTGCAACCCAGAGCATGTTAGGATGGACTATTGAAGCTGCAAGAAGAAACATGTGGCAAGCTGATTCACAACTTTTACAAGCTTTACAAGACAAATACATTGAAAGTGTTAACCAATATGGAGTAAGTTGCTGTCACCACACATGTGCGAACTTGGCTTTTAACCAGTTTGTAGTAACAGGATCGTCTTTAAGCATGAACCAGCTTCAACAGTTTGCCAACACTCTGCAAGGTGCAACTGGAAAATCTGTTACACTTGCACCAGAAGGAAATTCAAAACCAAGTGGAGATTCAGGACAAAGCGGGACATCTGGGCAAAATCAGGGACAAACCTCAGGAACGGTCTCACCAGGTGAAGTTAATGCTGCTCAAGTAACATCAGAGGTAGGAGAGGTTTCCGACACTGGAAGCAGTGAAAGCAGTGATAGCACAGCTCATGAAGTATCAAAGACAAGTCAGGGAAGTTCTGCTCAGTCTATGTCTATATGGGCATTGGTTGGAGTTATTCTTATTCTGGTTTTAGTTGGTGCAGGATACTTTAAAGGAAGTATCTTAGAATTCCTGGGAATGGCTAAAAAATAA